A region of the Hemicordylus capensis ecotype Gifberg chromosome 9, rHemCap1.1.pri, whole genome shotgun sequence genome:
TAAAAGCCCACTCCAACTCCGACTCTGCTGCAGGTGCCCTCAAACCCCAGGCCAACCCGAAGGAACCAAGGCTGAAGGCGAGACCTCTGCTCCCCGCCGACCGGGACTGGTGGAGGACACAGGTCGAAACCGTCCGTGGGCGTCGCCTCTCTGCTTCAATCCCACCGGAACCGGATTGTTGcacagagggaagaaagaagaaaccAGCATCACCGGACCCCATGACTGGCTCCCCCGGTCTATCCTCAGTTATTGTAACCTCACATTCCGCTCCCCCAGGCTCCCCAGAGATCCTAGTGTCTGTTAGGTTCAAGTGGGCGGGCAGTGCACCCATCTATAACTATGCCTTTGTTTCACGGCTGCGGGACCCTCCCCCACCTCAGCTTTCTGGCCTTATACTTCACCTCCGGCCTGTCCCTCCCGGAGCAGGAGTCAGGGCCCAAAGGGGGGTGCAACCCTTGCTTGCGGATTACAACTGATGGCTGGAAGACCACTCAGACATTGGTCTATCACAGCTCATACAGCTGCAATGGCACCAGCTCAACCTGCCGCCACGCTAACACCACTTACCAGGTGTGCACAGATGCGTCTGTGAGAGAATTCAAATCTCCCTGCAAAAAAGAGATTGAGGAAATGCAAGTAATTACCATTGACGGTCACTTGGGTCCCATTACTCCAAGCAGAAATCTCTGAGTCACCAGCCTGACATTCATAGTGTCCAGAATCCTCTACATCAGCTGTCATCAGAGTGAGATTAGTCCCTTGTGCAGATCTTTTTGTAGATATTTGGACAGTGTCATTTACTTTCCACTTTCCATCAGTTTTACGGACATACCACATAAACCAAGAGGAAATGGATGAGATGTTTCCTTCGATCCTGCACTGCATACTCAGGGTTGATCCTTCTGTCACATTCAGAGAGGCAGGTGTCTGGATCACTAAAAGGGGAGGATCACGAACTTCTACTGAGCACTCTGAAAGACAGGTTGAAAGAGTGTGAAAAGACTAGCAAATAAACCAAAGAAAATCATGGGTGAATAAGCCACAAAAATATGCATCTAGCCTCTATGTTGTGTACAGAAAACGGAAAGGAATTTAGGGCCAGATTGGACccaatgtctgtctgtctgtctatctaaaacatttctatcctgctgctCTAGCAGACTGCTGCTTGGGGACTGACTTACAATAAAAaggcataaaacaacaataaataattataaaacaAGCACAAAAGCAACCCAAGAACTGGATAAAACAGGACAAAATCTGATTGGAACTAGAAACCCAGGTAAAACTACTGTTAACCCTGCTGTACATATGCATGGCTGCACCTGATCTGTGAGCTGCGTTGCAgcatgggtgggcagggggatgtTTTCCACaggagaacattaaaaaaaaagcatgACCTCCCTCCTGCAATATGgtgctcaacaacatctggggagcaagGTTGGGAACTCTGGAATACAGAACCCCCAGACCTACGGCAGGATTCTTAAAGCAGGAGGAAATTGATCTGGAAAAGGAGAC
Encoded here:
- the LOC128334517 gene encoding uncharacterized protein LOC128334517 isoform X3 yields the protein MSPQRDKTLLPLMLLIFLTMECSVEVRDPPLLVIQTPASLNVTEGSTLSMQCRIEGNISSISSWFMWYVRKTDGKWKVNDTVQISTKRSAQGTNLTLMTADVEDSGHYECQAGDSEISAWSNGTQVTVNEKQSDSNLISPGVGPGTDAGFGIGNGVRTSVIVTLLLLTIGVLVWKYKLKPKDSWTNSEPFWPR
- the LOC128334517 gene encoding uncharacterized protein LOC128334517 isoform X2 encodes the protein MSPQRDKTLLPLMLLIFLTMECSVEVRDPPLLVIQTPASLNVTEGSTLSMQCRIEGNISSISSWFMWYVRKTDGKWKVNDTVQISTKRSAQGTNLTLMTADVEDSGHYECQAGDSEISAWSNGTQVTVNEKQSDSNLISPGVGPGTDAGFGIGNGVRTSVIVTLLLLTIGVLVWKYKLKPKAGPIQSLFGQDKGLLLSSL